CTATTATCGGCATTACCACAAGATGCAGCATTAGATCCTAATTTTAGTATCGTGTCACAACTGCAATTCTTTGCCCAATTACAAGGCATGACAACAAAAGCCGCCAAGCAAGAAGCATTACGAGTACTCGCGCTTGTTGATTTAACCGATTCTGCTGAAGCTAAGCCCAAAAGCTTAAGTCACGGGATGAGCAAACGAGTCTCAATAGCACAAGCGTTAATGGGTTCACCTAAAATTGTCTTACTCGATGAACCAACAGCTGGACTTGATCCTGCCAATGCGAAAAAAATCCGCCAGATTGTTAAAGATTTATCAGGTAATACAACTTTTGTGATCAGCTCGCATAATCTTGATGAACTTGAAAAGTTATGCGACCAAGTTGTCTATCTTGAGCATGGCAAACTACAACAATCTGTATCGATAAAAGCCAGTCAAGCAACTGACTTTATTACCCTGACAATGAAATCGTGTGACATGGATAGCCTCCACCAAAAACTATTGGGGCTAAACGATATTATTCAAGTTAGACGCATCGGTGATGATCAATATGTTATTGAGTACCAAAAGCAATCTGGCTTCGCCATTGAAATACAATTATTTGAACTGTTTACGGTGAATCAATGGCAATATAAAGCCTTGCTGAAAGGCCGAACTTTAGAAGAAACCTTATTCTCTTAATATTTAGAGATTATTCAGAATATGACTTATGCTCATCAGCTTCGCTAGTGATGAGAAAGCGACTCACTGCACGTTATTGCAATAGTATGTAGTCCCCTTATTTATGACTAACTAGCACTTTTTCATAAACGAGGGGATCCAACAATGTCACATCATCATCCCCTCTCAATTCCGTGATCATCTCTTGATATTAACAATGCTCAAACACTATCCATTCCTAAAAATACTCTTAAACTCGCACTCCTTAGTCACTCGCTTGGACTAGCAGGCATAGACTGTATTAACCAAGAGTAAATTAAGCAAGAGTAAATTAAGCACACAGCGGCACAACTTACATCAGCCAGTTATTGTCATTACATCTAGCGGATCAGTTTGAGCAAATTTTTAATTACTCAGGTTAAGCTATGGGAAGTAAGTAAGCTAAATCCACCCCATTCGGCCTATTTCATTAACCTCGCATTTGTTTTGTTAGCAACACCGATCAACACCTTAATAACAAGCCCATTGCAAAACAATGAAATCCAATCCGCGATACAAACAACTGTTTGATAATCGTTTATTATCCCGAGTCGAGCTTATTCTCTATTAAATGACAAGCCTCAAGCCCATAGCGGCGAGTAATCGATGATTAAACAAACTCTAATGAAAAATGATTAACGCGATACCAGGTCTAAGCATTAGAAAATAATATAATAAGCGTAAGTAAAACTGAGATTTATGTTAATAGATGGTAGAAGGTGGATGAAGGATGAAGGATGAAGGACAGTAATTGATCATGACGTGATAAAAACAGATAGTTTTTTGATGATAACAACCGATAGCAAGAGCTGGTTGATGATGATTGATATGGGTATGGGTATGGGTATGGGTATGGCGACAATACAACAAGAGTGTAAAGAGTAAACTTTTAAAATAAAAAAAACTGCAGCAATAAATTGCTACAGCTTTAAAGTCCTAACATTTAGCTCGAGCTAAATATTAAACTACTGAAACGTTCTCAGCTTGAGGACCTTTCTGACCTTGAGTCACAGTGAAAGAAACTTTCTGACCTTCGTCAAGAGTTTTGAAACCGTCTGAATTGATAGCACGGAAGTGAACGAATACGTCTGGACCAGACTCTTGCTCAATAAATCCGAAACCTTTATCAGAGTTAAACCACTTAACAACACCAGTAACTTGAGACATAATATAAATCCTGTAAAAAAATAGTTAAAGCCTTAACGGCGGTAAAGCTGGAAAATGCCGGTATTACTTATGTTTACAGGACGAAACTGTTCGTATTGATAAATATAAGCCCAACCTTCAAGCTGAGTAAACTATAAACCATTTTAGAAATAAGTCAACAAACATCGGCAAAACAACCCTATTTATTTAATGCCATCACAAAACGGTTTATCTTTGAGCATCAAATAGTTATTTATATCAATTATCTGATTGTTTATTGTTCGCGTTGATGAATTTCGATTTTAAAGTCTATCTCACATTCGAGCCCTTGCTCTATTATTTGAGACTTTTGTGAGTCACTCAGCTTCCAGGCGTAAGGCGTCATATTAAGAAAATGATCAATATCTTCTGTACGCGTCAGTGACAACGAATAACCAAGCTCTTCATGCGCTAAATAAGTAAATCCTGCTAATACTATCGACTCTTCAGAGTGTAGTTTTGGTTCACTGTAAATCTTCTTCTTTAACGCATAGTGATGCATAGGACCTGGTGACACAGTAATGAGTATTCCTCCTGGTTTTATCACCCTTTGTAACTCTTCAATTTTAGAGGGCGCATAAATACGGATGGCTAAATCAAAACTGTCGTCTGCAAAAGGCATTTCAAATGCACTCGCAACGCAAAAATTCATTGTTGAATAGCGTTTTGCGGCATAACGAATGGCAAACTTAGAAATATCCAGCCCGAAAAGTTCAATATCGGATTGCGTGGCAGATTGTAGTGTTTCAAACAACCTATGACTGTAATATCCCTCACCACAGCCTATATCAAGGATCTTGTTTACATCAGTGGTATATTCAAGCGCTAACTGATTTACCTTGTCACTTAGTGGTTGATAAAAACCTTGATTAAGAAACTCCCGCCTAGCAAACATCATTTCTTTGTTATCACCAGGATCTTTGGTTTTCTTCTTCTGTACTGGTAATAAATTAACGTAACCTTCTTTAGCAAAATCAAATTGATGGCGTTGTTCACATTGCAATGATTTTTGATTTTGTACTAATGGGGCATTACAAATAGGGCAAATATAAGACATGTTGGACTCTAGAGTTACTGAAAAATTAAAGATCGTCTTCACACAGCTTATTGACCATTTCCGACACGTCTTTAGGGGCTAATAGTTCAAAACAATCTAATTTACGTTGTAGTTGTTCATTACTAACAATCTGTTCATTTGATGAATATCCTAAGTTGGTACGCTCTAATGACTGATGATAGGTGCGTAACAACCATTGGTGCTTATTTTGCAATAAATGATCAAGTTTTAATAGCTCGGTTGATACACCAGGGTGGATTTTCCCCGACTCACCGCGCAAATAGTCACGTAACTCTCGTCGTACTTGCTCTAATTCACTAATATGAACAGCAAGCATGTTAGAGGGCTCATCATGATCAAACTTACGGCCTAATATCGCTTTAGCCATAACGAGAACTTGAGGTTCGCTCAAAATCCGTAAATCATTCTCTAAGGTTACTAATTCAAAACGAGTTTCGGTGGATAAACTAAAATAAACACCCGCATCGATGTTAATGCTAACCGTTACACCACGTCTTAGCTGTTCAATACACACCCGAGGCGCCACGCCTGCTAAAGGATATAACTTTATCCCCTGCCCCACACTACGTCTTTGCTGTGGAGTATTGATTGTCGGCGGCATCGTTTCAAAAGCAAAACTCAAGAACGGCTGAATTCGGGTGATGAGAGTCGCTTGAGTATGACTAACTTGGCTAACCACAAACTCAACCAAAGGACTACTCATCGCTGATAACACTAATAAGTCACTCACACTATCAGGTAAGTGAAGCGTCAACGCAGTAGGTTGAACTATTTCACTCACACAGGGTTGAGTAAATACATGATGCATAGAATATCCCTTTATTACGTTATTGAATTTTAATCAGCAAATCCTCATTAGTCACGAGTAAACGAGTAAATGAGTCAATATTAGAATTAATTTAATTGTAGATTAACTCATTATCATTTTTTTATGCTGATAAATATTAACATGATTTTACTCGGGAAAAGGATCTTATATTGACTATGGCTAACGCAATTCAACCGTCCCTATTTTGAGGTGTACACGCCCGTTTTGTCGCATATCCATAAAGCGCTTGGGTGCTCTTCCATGTGGTGCAGTTGATTGTTTTCAATGCAGCAACCGCAGTGTTCGCACACGTAATAGGCTGTTAATGTGTTCACCCTCGCTTAATGGCGGGGTGAGTTTCACCAATTCACGGTCAAAGGTGTTAAGGCTGCTAGCCAGCATGTCTAGGCACTGCTGGTTAGTGAACACCATGCCAAGTTTAATGTTGTGGCCAGTTTGGCCAAAGCAAGCCGTTTCAATACCGGCAGGGTCAATATAGGTGCGTAATACTTCACCTTCACCCGTAGCAACTAACACACCGCCAGTACGAATGGCACCAGTAAAACCCAGCGCCATAGCCTCGTTTTAATATTCATGCAGCACCTGGTAAAAATGAGCAAAAAAAAGGGCTCCAATACAGGAGCACAACGGCGGGTGATATAAGCAAAGAGAACGCAAAGAGAAACAAGAGAGGAAGCAAAGCCAGTTACGCAGTGGTATCAAGCTTAACTAAACTGTAGCTGTTTTTAGGGTTGAAAATACGCCATATATGGCGTGTTTTACGCCACATATGGCGTTGGTCGAATTGAATTTGTGTGATACGTAAAACCGATAATGTCTAGATTTGATTTAAAAGTTATCGGTTAAGTGAGTTGCTTTGATTGAACAGTTTTTAACACTTAAAAGTCTTGAATCTTGAAGATAGAAAAAAGCCTAATCATTTTATCTCTAACCTTTGGGCTAAAATAGGTTAGTATTATGATCAAATTAATAATAAGAATAATTAATAAATTTAGAAACAATGCACAACTCAATGGCGAGTGAAGCGAGTCCGTTGGAATTGTTTGTTAGAACGTTTTTTTGATTCAATTTCTAGCTCCAGAAGTTCTAACTCTAACTCCATCTTTTTATCAATCTGCGGTTGCACCTTTTTTTCCCACGCCTGAAACCCCCAACCCGCCACGAATAGGCCAAAGAACGACGAAGATATCAAAAAGTATAGAAAAGTTTTCTTGTCCTTCTTTGTAATATCGATTAATTCATCGATTCGTTTTAATTGAGCGCGATCTACGTCCGTCATCTTTTCTAGTTTTTCTATTTTCGCAGATTCTTCAAACCACTTTATGACCTTTTCATTGGTAGAATTCTGTACATATACCATAGCAATTAGTGACGCTATAAATACTACCAACCCAAATCCAGCATAAAACTTGTGGACACTATCAGTTGCAATTGGAATATTTGGATTCATTCATATCTCCATTGAGTTCAACCACAACTACCTCGATAAACATAACGCCAGCTTGCGGAGTCTGATTGCACGCTAAAAGTGTCAACTTAAAATATAAAAATAATCGTGGGTGGCCATGTTTTACTTGCTATACGTATTTCGAATTTTTAACCGAATTGAACCATTCAGTTATTATAGGTATCAGGTAGATAAGCTTTACTTCTTTATTGTTTGATACCGCGAATATAAAGTTAGAAAGCTGGTAATGATGAGTATCAGCAATAGTGCCAACATGATTTAGTGTTTTCAGGGTGCCACTTTTTATTTCATCTAAACCACCCCACCATTCAGCTTCGTGTTTCCAATAATTTGCAGCGGAATTTATTGCTGTTGCATATGCTATCCCGGAACGATGGCGTGGCCCCAACTTATACGCATTATCTTTATCTATGTTTGAAAAAGAAGCCGCTTCAACTAAGAATTGTTGTGCTGCCACTAGACCTACACCAACAAAATACTCTGATTTATCAAATAAACCATCAGTTTCAGGATCAGAAGAGTTATTAATTTCAAAGTTTATTTCAGATAGTTTTACGTCGAGCATAGCAAAAAGCTCTTTTAGCCTTGGAAGACATACTACTGTATCTAGCATATTCATTTAACCATGCTCCCATATATATAACGCATACACATAACGAGGCTGTAGAATAATTCTAACAGTCAAATTCAATTAAAAAATAAGTTCCTAAAATCAATCCTAAGCGCTTTTAAGACACTAGTTAATGCATTTGGAACCCTTAAAACAGGCTACTTTTCTTAAAAAATAAAAATCCTACAATTTCAAGGCCGCATTCAGAGGCTAAAAATTGATGTCCAAAATAGTGAGGCAATTGCAACGGCCAGCTGTTTTTTGTCCTTTGAATGCATTGTTATGTGTTTTTTTCACTCCACTTGCCAGAGAGAATCATGAGGTAAACGCCAACGGTAATTATACCCAACATTAATCCTATGAAAGGCGATGAACTCCCAACGAATATAGACATGCCTAATGAAGTACCTAAGCATAAAGTTACAGAAATTAACTGTGCTCGATTGAGTTTATTTTTGAATTTCATTTTGAACTCCTCATCCTTGAAGTGACTGTAAATATGTCGAAAAATAACGTTTTAGTATTTGTGCGTTGCGCTGTTTCATGGCACAAACAGCTTGTTGGACTTGGCCGATGCCGAGTCTAGGT
The Shewanella vesiculosa DNA segment above includes these coding regions:
- a CDS encoding ABC transporter ATP-binding protein codes for the protein MSIIQCDNLSKQYGNKLALDTVSLTLTQGAPIALVGPNGAGKTTLFSLLCGYIQPTNGSISILGHKPGSKALQGLLSALPQDAALDPNFSIVSQLQFFAQLQGMTTKAAKQEALRVLALVDLTDSAEAKPKSLSHGMSKRVSIAQALMGSPKIVLLDEPTAGLDPANAKKIRQIVKDLSGNTTFVISSHNLDELEKLCDQVVYLEHGKLQQSVSIKASQATDFITLTMKSCDMDSLHQKLLGLNDIIQVRRIGDDQYVIEYQKQSGFAIEIQLFELFTVNQWQYKALLKGRTLEETLFS
- a CDS encoding cold-shock protein, whose product is MSQVTGVVKWFNSDKGFGFIEQESGPDVFVHFRAINSDGFKTLDEGQKVSFTVTQGQKGPQAENVSVV
- the rlmA gene encoding 23S rRNA (guanine(745)-N(1))-methyltransferase; this encodes MSYICPICNAPLVQNQKSLQCEQRHQFDFAKEGYVNLLPVQKKKTKDPGDNKEMMFARREFLNQGFYQPLSDKVNQLALEYTTDVNKILDIGCGEGYYSHRLFETLQSATQSDIELFGLDISKFAIRYAAKRYSTMNFCVASAFEMPFADDSFDLAIRIYAPSKIEELQRVIKPGGILITVSPGPMHHYALKKKIYSEPKLHSEESIVLAGFTYLAHEELGYSLSLTRTEDIDHFLNMTPYAWKLSDSQKSQIIEQGLECEIDFKIEIHQREQ